In one window of Cupriavidus necator N-1 DNA:
- a CDS encoding RNA-guided endonuclease InsQ/TnpB family protein — MQRLQAFKYELMPNGEQQRNMRRYAGSCRFAYNKALALQKQRYDQGEKKLSYAGLCKQLTEWRNSTETAWLADAPVHPLQQTLKDLERAYTNFFAKRADFPRFKKKGLGDSFRYPDQKQIKLDQTNSRIFLPKLGWLRYRNSRDVLGEVRNACVRLSGGKWFVSIQTERKVERPVPKATSAIGIDMGIARFATMSDGTFLAPLNSFRKHEARLRRAQRAMSRKTKFSNNWKKSKARIQRIHARIGNARLDYLHKATTTISENQAMVCIEDLKVRNMSKSAAGSSGQPGKNVRAKSGLNKAILDQGWYEFGRQLEYKLAWNGGWLIAVPPQHTSRTCPCCGHVSAENRQSQASFACVACGYANHADVVGAINILARGHRVAACGESA, encoded by the coding sequence ATGCAGCGTCTTCAAGCCTTCAAATACGAATTGATGCCGAACGGCGAGCAGCAGCGCAACATGCGCCGTTATGCCGGATCGTGCCGGTTCGCCTATAACAAGGCGCTGGCGTTGCAGAAACAGCGTTACGATCAAGGCGAAAAGAAGCTCAGCTATGCCGGTCTGTGTAAGCAACTCACGGAGTGGCGCAACAGCACGGAAACAGCATGGCTGGCCGATGCACCAGTCCATCCTCTTCAACAGACGCTCAAGGACTTGGAGCGGGCCTACACAAATTTCTTCGCAAAACGGGCCGACTTCCCGCGTTTCAAGAAGAAGGGTCTGGGCGACAGTTTCCGCTATCCCGACCAGAAGCAAATCAAGCTTGATCAGACCAACTCGCGTATCTTTTTGCCCAAGCTGGGCTGGCTGCGATACAGGAACAGCCGCGACGTACTCGGTGAGGTACGCAATGCCTGCGTCAGGCTTTCGGGCGGCAAGTGGTTTGTTTCGATCCAGACTGAGCGGAAGGTCGAGCGACCTGTGCCGAAAGCCACCAGCGCCATCGGCATCGACATGGGCATCGCTCGCTTTGCCACCATGAGCGATGGCACTTTCCTCGCGCCGCTCAACAGCTTTAGGAAGCACGAAGCCAGACTGCGCCGTGCGCAGCGGGCGATGAGCCGCAAGACGAAATTCAGCAACAACTGGAAGAAGTCCAAGGCCCGAATCCAGCGTATCCACGCACGCATCGGTAACGCCCGCCTCGACTACCTGCACAAAGCCACGACCACGATCAGCGAAAATCAAGCGATGGTGTGTATCGAGGACCTGAAGGTACGGAACATGTCCAAGTCAGCGGCCGGTTCAAGCGGGCAACCGGGCAAGAACGTCAGGGCCAAGTCCGGCCTGAACAAGGCCATCCTCGATCAGGGTTGGTACGAGTTCGGGCGTCAACTGGAATACAAGCTAGCGTGGAATGGCGGCTGGCTAATAGCTGTGCCGCCACAGCACACCAGTCGCACGTGCCCTTGCTGCGGGCATGTATCTGCCGAGAACCGGCAGAGCCAGGCGAGCTTCGCCTGTGTGGCATGCGGCTATGCGAATCACGCCGACGTGGTCGGCGCGATCAACATTTTGGCGCGGGGGCACCGCGTTGCAGCCTGTGGAGAGTCGGCGTAG
- the pdxR gene encoding MocR-like pyridoxine biosynthesis transcription factor PdxR, translating to MELHLALDQASDLTAQIVHQIRDAIQGGRLGAGARMPPTRLLGTQLGVARKTVTMAYERLVAEGWLHARVGDGTYVAEGLSRPAVRMAAAPVLPPAVQRWMAVPTPFLDAAGGARYAFQPGQADTTRFPHEAWSRCVRAALAAERQRPPGAADPAGEMVLRQAIARHIAFTRGVQSMPTDILVTGGAQQGIDLLARLVLGPGAVVAMEDPGYPMARSLFQGLGARVVPVPVDGEGLVVDALPNDATLVYVTPSHQSPLGVPMSLARRQALLDWAARRHAVILEDDYDSEFRYGGQALDALQTLDRHGRVVYLGTFSKTLVANLRGGYLVVPPWLMPTARKVKHLMDWYTPTLIQQALARFLSEGHLLRHIRRSHARHAQRRARLLARLQGDLSPWLEPLPAMAGFHLAARLRVPVASEALVSMARLADLALATLDPCYASPPATCAGLLLGFGAIDLLDIDPALDRLAMVLSALVPEPPHAT from the coding sequence ATGGAACTGCATCTCGCGCTGGACCAAGCCAGCGACCTGACCGCGCAGATCGTCCACCAGATCCGCGACGCAATCCAGGGCGGACGGCTCGGGGCCGGCGCACGCATGCCGCCTACGCGCCTGCTTGGCACGCAGCTGGGCGTGGCGCGCAAGACGGTGACCATGGCGTATGAACGGCTGGTGGCCGAGGGCTGGCTGCACGCGCGCGTCGGCGACGGCACCTATGTGGCCGAGGGGCTGTCCCGCCCGGCCGTGCGCATGGCGGCTGCGCCGGTGCTGCCGCCCGCCGTGCAGCGCTGGATGGCGGTGCCGACGCCGTTCCTGGACGCCGCCGGCGGCGCGCGCTATGCGTTCCAGCCGGGGCAGGCCGACACCACGCGCTTTCCGCATGAAGCCTGGTCGCGCTGCGTGCGCGCGGCGCTGGCCGCCGAGCGCCAGCGTCCGCCCGGCGCCGCCGATCCGGCCGGTGAGATGGTGCTGCGCCAGGCCATTGCCCGCCATATCGCATTCACGCGCGGCGTGCAGAGCATGCCGACTGACATCCTGGTCACAGGCGGCGCGCAACAGGGCATCGACCTGCTGGCCCGGCTGGTGCTCGGGCCCGGCGCCGTGGTGGCGATGGAGGATCCCGGCTACCCGATGGCGCGTTCGTTGTTCCAGGGGCTGGGCGCACGGGTGGTGCCAGTGCCGGTCGATGGCGAAGGGCTGGTGGTGGACGCACTGCCGAACGATGCCACGCTGGTCTATGTCACCCCCTCGCACCAGTCGCCGCTGGGCGTGCCGATGAGCCTGGCGCGGCGCCAGGCGCTGCTGGACTGGGCGGCGCGCCGCCACGCGGTGATCCTGGAAGACGACTACGACAGCGAATTCCGCTACGGCGGCCAGGCACTGGACGCGCTGCAGACGCTGGACCGGCATGGCCGCGTGGTCTACCTCGGCACCTTCTCGAAGACGCTGGTGGCGAACCTGCGCGGCGGCTACCTGGTGGTGCCGCCCTGGCTGATGCCGACCGCGCGCAAGGTCAAGCACCTGATGGACTGGTACACGCCGACGCTGATCCAGCAGGCGCTGGCGCGCTTCCTGTCCGAGGGGCACCTGCTGCGCCATATCCGGCGCTCGCACGCGCGCCACGCCCAGCGCCGCGCCCGCCTGCTGGCGCGGCTGCAGGGCGACCTGTCGCCGTGGCTGGAGCCGCTGCCGGCAATGGCGGGCTTCCACCTGGCGGCACGGCTGCGCGTGCCGGTGGCGTCCGAGGCGCTGGTCTCGATGGCGCGCCTGGCCGACCTGGCGCTTGCCACGCTCGATCCCTGCTATGCCTCGCCCCCTGCTACCTGCGCGGGGCTGCTGCTGGGCTTCGGCGCCATCGACCTGCTGGATATCGATCCTGCCCTGGACCGGCTGGCAATGGTACTCTCTGCACTGGTACCTGAGCCGCCGCACGCCACGTGA
- a CDS encoding DUF2252 family protein — translation MVAIRQEGGEAGAEGTVEARRERGRAARQKVPRGAHEAIGNVDRDPVELLEISSHGRVERLVPLRYGRVIQSPFAFYRGSAIIQAHDLAGTADSGLHMQICGDCHLANFGGFATPERALLFDLNDFDETSPGPWEWDLKRLCASFVVAARHLQHKAGVAEAVVREAVGSYQRRMLAYAEMGMLDQVRGKPRPLGRRRIARTPSASFRGLMRRLLLLNVLADDLDGRTAAAPCEVRRRPQRTAP, via the coding sequence ATGGTGGCGATACGTCAGGAGGGCGGCGAAGCCGGGGCCGAGGGTACCGTCGAGGCCCGGCGCGAGCGCGGCAGGGCCGCACGCCAGAAGGTGCCGCGCGGTGCGCATGAAGCCATCGGCAACGTCGACCGCGACCCCGTCGAACTGCTGGAAATCAGCAGCCACGGCCGGGTGGAGCGGCTGGTGCCGCTGCGCTATGGCCGCGTGATCCAGTCGCCGTTCGCCTTCTACCGCGGCAGCGCCATCATCCAGGCGCACGACCTGGCCGGCACCGCGGATTCCGGGCTGCATATGCAGATCTGCGGCGACTGCCACCTGGCCAACTTCGGCGGCTTTGCCACGCCCGAGCGCGCGCTGCTGTTCGACCTCAACGATTTCGACGAAACCAGCCCCGGCCCGTGGGAATGGGACCTCAAGCGCCTGTGCGCAAGCTTCGTGGTGGCGGCACGCCACCTGCAGCACAAGGCCGGCGTGGCCGAAGCCGTGGTGCGCGAGGCGGTGGGCAGCTACCAGCGCCGCATGCTGGCCTATGCCGAAATGGGCATGCTTGACCAGGTGCGCGGCAAGCCTCGGCCTTTAGGCCGGAGAAGGATAGCGCGGACGCCGTCGGCGTCCTTTCGGGGGCTAATGCGGCGTCTGTTGTTGCTCAATGTATTGGCGGATGATCTCGATGGGCGCACCGCCGCAGCTCCCTGCGAAGTAAGACGGCGACCACAGCGCACCGCCCCATAG
- a CDS encoding carboxymuconolactone decarboxylase family protein, translated as MEERMNWQDVAPDAYKAMIGLEVYLARCSLETTLKELVKIRASQINGCAFCLDMHITDARKHGDSERRLNLLPAWREVSWFTPRERAALAWTEALTLLPQSQAPDADYQALREQFSEKEMADLTLLISAINAWNRFGVGFRRQPPAL; from the coding sequence ATGGAAGAACGGATGAACTGGCAAGACGTGGCCCCTGACGCGTACAAGGCAATGATCGGCCTGGAGGTCTACCTGGCGCGCTGCTCGCTGGAGACCACGTTGAAGGAACTGGTGAAGATCCGCGCCTCGCAGATCAACGGCTGCGCGTTCTGCCTGGACATGCACATCACCGATGCGCGCAAGCATGGCGACAGCGAGCGCCGCTTGAACCTGCTGCCGGCCTGGCGTGAAGTGAGTTGGTTCACCCCACGCGAGCGCGCCGCGCTGGCGTGGACCGAGGCGCTCACGCTGCTGCCGCAAAGCCAGGCGCCGGATGCGGACTACCAGGCCTTGCGCGAGCAATTCTCGGAAAAGGAAATGGCCGACCTGACCTTGCTGATCTCGGCCATCAATGCATGGAACCGCTTTGGCGTCGGTTTCCGGCGCCAGCCACCGGCGCTCTGA